The Elusimicrobiota bacterium genome contains the following window.
CGCCAAACTCACAGAATGCCGGCCAGTTAGTTTCATACCCACGAAACTCCGAAAGCACGATTGCGCCTGTAAGATTTTTCCCTTTAAACTCCTCCCAAGTCCCATCTCCGACATAAACTATTTTTCCTGATAAACCTTCGGGTGGTAACTGATTAGTCCTCGCAATATTTGGCCAAATTGGATATATCCGTATCTTACTTCTATTGATTTCCAAAGACGCTGACCCTACGATAGGTGTTACTACTTCAAACTCCTGTTTCTCTACCGTATATCCTAAATCCTTAAACCGTTTTTCAATTATCTCCGCAGCCTTAACATTGCCGGGGTATCCCACCAACCGCGAACCAAACGCTGAAAACTGATGCACATCTTTTTTTATATTATCAAAATTAAAACTTTTCGCGACAACACCCGCTGAAACACCGTCAAGTACAGCCACCGCTTCTGCACCGTAACACGCATTTGCACAGAGTAGCGTACAGGACAAGATAAGTGCGGATACTACAGTAATCAAATTTCTAAACATAAACTTTTCCCCAGTTTTTTTAGTGTTAAGTTTAACCATTATTTACCTCAATATACAATTTATTAACGCCTGCGCGTATAACCTACCCAAAACTTATACTATAGAACCGTGTTAGGTCAGGATTCATTGCTGCAACCGCACCCCAAATAACCCCGGCTGTAATAAAATGCCCGATTGTTATCCCGATGAAAAACGGGATAAGGCGTTTATACATATCCACCCCGCCAAGTTTCAAAATCAGGCTCTTAATAATCCATACAATCAAAAACGGCCCCCATAATGGCATTCCGTAGGAATTAGAGACTAAAAAACCTATGGGATTAAGAGGGAAATTTAAGAATACCCTGCGTAAAACAACCATCCCAAAGACAAATGCCGCACCAATAATTGTTGCAGCAATCTTTGGAGTATTCGCTACCTGTGGTGATTTCAGCATAGTACTTAACTCATTGTATTCCGTCACAGCGAGACCCGTGCGAAATCCGCCGGATCCCCCAGCGGAACCCCCTTCTAAAACATTTGACCCGTATTTATAGTACATACTCAGGTGCAACCAATACGATACCACTAAGCCCAGGATTAACGAAAACACGACGATTGACATAATTTTTCTGCGTTTAATATTCGCTTCTTCCGCGAGTTTCATTGTATCAAGCTGATACGCAGTAATCTGCGGGAAAAAGCCGCGTGCAAGAAATGATACCAATGATAGCCCAATAAGGTTAGACGCTCCCTGGTCAAGCATAGATTTTACACCAAGCGTGTACGTTAAAATCCTTTTTTGCTGGTAAAACGGAAACAGCCATATCATTGGTACACCGGTCTCTGCGCGTATACGCGCATACACAAACGCGACAATGACAATCATAAGCACAAAAACAATTACATAAACCAGATGTATATTTAACAAAGTAAAAAATATGCATAATAAAACAAATCCAATGATACTACCAAAAAACGCTGTTCTGTATGACACGGGCTCCGCTGTATCATCGACATTAGGGTCATTAAACAATGCTTTCCTTACTACCGCAATTATCTGTTTCCTTGCTAAAAACACCAAGACCAACGCAAACGCAATATATCCGCCAACAGCCTGTTCCTGTGAATAGAAAAACGGAAAATTCTGTGATTGCATCCCAATAGCGTTACCAATTACCTGTTCGATTTTGAACATAAAGAAAAATAACCATATTGAAAAACTTACTTCCAGAGACACGAGATACCCCAAGCCTAGCACTGCCGGGTTATAATAAAACGTCATTGGCTGAATTGACTTCCATGGCTGTTCAGTGAACAACGCTCCGATATTATACGTAGCTCCCATCGCTGGAATATCGGGATTTACAGCATTTAGTATATTCAATGCATTGTACATAAACGCCAAACCAAACCCTATCCACATTGCAGGATTTTTCAGGAAATCTGAAATCATAGACTTACTATTCTTCTTACTTGGACTTGTCAACTCTAACGGCAAGTAAATCAGCGGAAAAGTCAACCGTTCCTTTTCCACCCATTGTTTTCTAAAAATAACAAGAATAAAGAACATCGTTACGAATAACACCACAAACAAAGCGCTCCAGATTGTCAACGGCCCGAGCCATGCGCCCCACGGTACGGCTCCATCAGGACTGCCTTCGTACATCATCCTGACAATTTCTTTATCCTGCGGTGCTATCCATTTAGGTAACTGTTCCGCTATCATGTCAAACTTATTTTCCGGTGTTGCAAAATAGGTAGGCACAGTTATGAATGGGAGCAACAGCCGGACTACACCAACAGAACTCATCGATACTGACATAGTCAATACGCAGTAAACAATTAAAATTTCCGCACGGGAAAGCTTCCACTTATTACTCAACATATTAAGTAACGGATTGAGAATAATCAAAAATATTAACCCTGCAACCGCGGGTATCGGAGGTACGCTTTCCGAAATCTGACACCCATGTGAATAAATTTCAACCCTGCCGATCCACAATGCCGCAATAATTGTGAATACGATAGATATCAACGCCGCGCGCCAGGTCAACCCGTTAGCTTCTTCCGATTTTACTGCATTATTCCCGGTTTCAATCTTGTTTTCATTCATAAAGCAATTCCTTTAATTAAACATCCGCCCGCATTGCAAGAGCAGGCGCCATCTGCGCAGCCCTATACGCAGGATATATAGCACATAGCACTGCAAGTACCGTACCTAACAACACGCCAATTCCTATATTTGACAACAACGCAAGCCAGGGAAGTTTAGAGAACAATACCGGCATCTTTATCAATGCAGAAATTACTACCATTAGTGTTCCGGTTATCGCACCAAATAATGCGCCGAAAAAACCAAGGAAACCTGATTCCAGCAAAAACAATTGCACTATGAACTCATCCAATGCACCAAGACATTTCATCGTACCTATTTCGCGGTACCGTTCAAGTACAGACATCAACATCGCATTGATAATCCCTAATGCGCTAACCAGTAACGACATTGTCAATAACCATATTTGTTTTTGCTTAATAACATCTCCGGTAGCGGTGGTAAGCTGCGCAATATTTTCATTAGTCATCATTGACGCAAAAAATGCGATACCCAAAAAAATACCGCTGGTTGTGATCAATGCGCGGCCGATACGTAGTTTTACATTACGGAATGATATTCTGATAGCCTCCGAAATCGGCAACCTTATCTGCCTCTTAATATCCTTTTTCCCACCGCCCATCGGCTGCTGCTGCGGTTGCGGTTGCTGTTGCTGCTGTTTCTGTTCATTTTCTACCATAAACATTTACCTCAAATTCAAAAAGTTTTGTAATATTTTTTTTCCATCTTCCGTCATAATAGATTCCGGATGATACTGCACTCCTTCCACGGGCACACGAGTACCTTTTAAACGTACACCCATGATTTCATTATCTTTTGTCCAACTGCTTACCTGCAAACAATCCGGAACCGTTTTGCGTTCTATCAATAACGAATGATATCGTGTCGCGGTAAACGGATTTTTCATTCCGCGGTACAACGTCTTCCCGTCATGAATAATCTGCGACGTTTTCCCGTGCATCAACCTTTTCGCACGTATAATATTCCCGCCGAAAGCTGCCCCAATCGACTGATGCCCAAGGCATACTCCAAGTATCGGAATCTTGCCGGCAAATCTCTTTATTACCGGAACGGACACCCCGGCTTCGTTTGGACTGCAAGGACCCGGAGATATAACTATATACTTTGGGTTAAGTTTTACAATTTGTTCCACGGTGATTTTGTCATTACGGTACACCTTAATTTTTTTGTACATTTCCCCAAAATACTGGACAAGATTATAAACGAACGAATCGTAGTTGTCAATAACTAATATCATACCTTTAATTTACTCCACGCCTTCTTCCGCAATTTTTACCGCCCTAACCAATGCCGCGGCCTTAGCCTCTGTCTCTTTAAACTCTTTTTCAGGTACAGAATCCGCGACTATCCCCGCACCGGCTTGTATATACACTCTTCCATCTTTAACAACAATTGTGCGTATAGCTATTGCCATATCCATATTACCCTGATAACTAAAATATCCAACTGCACCGGCATAAATCCCGCGGGTAACCGGTTCAAGTTCATCAATAATCTGCATTGCCCGCACTTTTGGCGCACCGGTAACCGTTCCTGCAGGGAAACATGCGTCAAATAACTTTCCCGCGGTGACATTTGTATTAAGCTTCCCCGTCACTGAAGACACTATATGCATAACATGTGAATACCGTTCCACAACCATAAACTCCGGTACTTTTACAGTACCATACCTGCACACACGCCCGAGGTCATTACGCCCGAGATCGACAAGCATCAGATGTTCCGCGCGTTCTTTGATACTGCGTAAAAGGTTTTGTTCATTCTTAAGATCATCTGCTTCTGTCTTCCCCCGGGGCCGTGTTCCCGCAATAGGCCTTACTTCCGCAACCGCGCCTTCTTTTCTTACCAAAATTTCAGGTGAGGTACCTATAACGTACAAATCCTTGAACTTAAGATAAAACATATACGGCGACGGGTTAATTGTCCTTAGTACGCGATAGATTGAGAACGGCTGGCATTCCAGTTTTTTATGTATTCTCTGTGATAACACCATCTGAATAATATCCCCGGAACGTATATACTCCCTGTTTTTCCGTACCATCGCAGTAAACTGTTTTTGCGGTAGCGAATGCACCCATTTATCTTGTTTGCCAGAACTCGAATTCTTCTGTTTTTTGTTAATAGAAACCTTATTCTTTGCAGCTCTTCCTGCCTTAATTGAATCAACTGTTAAATTAATATTCCGTAACGCTGCCTCATACGCTTGTACAGGATTATTATTATTTTTTGTGAGATCCGCAGCATAAACAATTTTCATCTTGCGCTCGACATGATCAAACAATACAACTGTTTGCCCTCTCATAAACAACATCTCAGGAAAATCATTTGCATCTTTACGCGGATTACTAAGTTTTTCCAACCGGCGCACGTACTCGTATGACACCACCCCGACGGTACCGCCCCAGAAACGCGGTAAACCTTTTATATCTGCGGGTTTGTATTGATGCAAGAGCGTATTAACCGCCATAACAGGCGTTGCCTTACTTTTATTATTATCTTTAACATTCAGAGGTACAGCATCCACACAAATAAATGAATACCTTCCGAGCTTACCTCCCTGTTCAACACTTTCCAGGAGATAACTATACCCGCACTTATCGTTATTGGTAAGAGAAAGATATGCTGAAACAGGTGTTTCTGTGTCTGCAAGGATTTCGCAATAGACAGGGATTAAATTACACGTTTTTGCTAAACGCTTGAATTCATTTATAGCCGGAAATACTTGTAAACTCATTATTTTAAACACTTTTCTTTGAACAACGCATACTTATTGTGCTTCCACCTTTTAACTCCCTAAAAAAACAACTCCTCTTACCGGTATGACACGCGATACCACCCACCTGCCTGACCTTGATAACCAAAGCATCAGCGTCACAATCATACAACACTTTCTTTACTTTCTGTAAATGCCCCGAGGTTAACCCCTTAACCCAATACTCTTTTCTGCTGCGGCTCCAAAAACAGGTAAGGCCATTCTCCAGGGTACGTTTGATAGATTCAAGATTCATATAAGCAAGCATCAACACCGTACCATCCTTATAATCCTGTACAATTGCAGGGATTAAACCGTTACTGTCAAACTTAAACTTTACAGAGTTCACCAATGAATTAACTTCTTTTCTATTCATATTGTCAACTATCTACACCCTCTTAGCAAGTTCTATAGCTTCATTAAGTTTTATCGTACCTTCGTACAAAGCCTTACCTATAACAACACCCTTAAGTTTTTTTACTTCCAACAACTTACTCACATGCTCAAGCGTTGCAACACCGCCCGACGATATTACATGCATCGAAGTTATATCACAAAAATTACGTACACCTTCAACATTCGGCCCTTCCAATGTTCCATCCTTTGTAGTATCAGTATAAATAACCTCTTTGATCCCAAGTTTTTCGAGTTTTGGCAATACTTCTTCAGGAGTCATCGCTGTAACTTCCTTCCACCCGCCGATTGAAAGCTTACCTTGTGTTATATCCATAGCAATAATAATCTTATCCCCGAACTTCTCAGCTGCCTGTTCAACAAGTTTGGGGTTATACACCACAGTTGTTCCCAGAATAACTTTATCCACCCCGAGTTTTAATACTTTTTCTATACTCTTAATCGAGCGTATCCCTCCCCCAACTTCAATAACCATATTTACAGCTTTACGGATTGCCTCAATGATCTCCACGTTCTTAATATTCCCGCAGAACGCGCCATCAAGGTCAACTACATGCAACCTCTCAGCACCCTGTGTCTGCCACAGTTTGGCAATAAATACAGGGTCATTGGAGTACACATGTTCAGTTTCAATCTTACCTTTAGTGAGCCTAACGCACTGGCTATTACGTATGTCTATTGCAGGTATTACTCTAAAACTGGTATTTTCCATAAACTCAATTCAACTCCCTTAAATTAAACCTATACAATTAGCCGGCACTTTTTCCGCAGGATGATATTCATAAAATGTAAATAATAATATAGTTTAACAACCCTTACAGTGTCAACAACAAACTTCCCCGCGTATAAGTCATAAGTGTACCAAAACAAGTTCACCTGAGGTATCATCACCGCCAGCGGTTTTACAGCGCACAACTATGCGGTACAGATTTGTCTTGTCATAATCCTTGATTGTAACTTTATAAACATTACTCTTGTTTTTATTCCCGGTGAATCCGGAATGGCTATCTTCCGCAATAATTTTACCGTTCTCCAGTAATGTAACATTCTCAATATCCAACCCATACTTCCCGGAAGTATAACTAAACTCTATAAGGTACTCCCCGTTATCCTTGATAATTCTTGTGATCTCAAACTCCAGAATATCTTTGTTCATCCTTACCAACTTACCATCCCAATATCCTATAGGATAAACACCCTTACATGCAGATATAAACTCATACGGGTTCTGCATTGACGGAATACGGCCGTTGTCACATTCTTGAAGATAACTATCTATTAACACAATCTTTTCACGTGTATCCTCTGCCATATTTTCAATTAACCCGATATCGGCCAGTGCCGCCCCTGCGTTATCACAGAAATACCGGTATTGCCGTTTAATTACTTCTATGCTTCTTAACAACAAACCTAACTTGTTTTTGCAAAGCATAAGTTTTGATTTAACAGTCCCCGGTGAAACGCGATTGGCATATGCGCCGGTATAGGCTTTGGTTATAACCAATAACGCAACAGTCTTCTCAGCTACTGCACTTCTTATATCCGTCATTAACTCCAGAGCGTTTATTGATAATTGATTACTTGTTGAAACACTCTTCATCTGTTTCAACACTTTTTTTACATTCACACAATCCTTAGCGAGCGCAACGGCAGCAGTACCAGCACTTTTTTCATCCGGACGCACATATTTTTTGTAAAATTCCTCAAGCCCTGTAAAAAATGCGATTGTAACATTTTCATAAGTAGCATAATTCCCTGTATTTAATGTATCCAACGCACCCCTGTAAATTATATTATCAACCTTGCTATTGAACTTTGAATTATTTTCATCAATACCAAACCACTGTTTTTTGTACCTCTCAAAATAATATTGTAGACCACCCTTGCTACCGGACCACGAACATTCAGCTGAATACACAATCCCTAACCATTGGTTCTCAAACAGCCCGCATCTAACAAGTTCCCAGGTTG
Protein-coding sequences here:
- a CDS encoding aminodeoxychorismate/anthranilate synthase component II, which gives rise to MILVIDNYDSFVYNLVQYFGEMYKKIKVYRNDKITVEQIVKLNPKYIVISPGPCSPNEAGVSVPVIKRFAGKIPILGVCLGHQSIGAAFGGNIIRAKRLMHGKTSQIIHDGKTLYRGMKNPFTATRYHSLLIERKTVPDCLQVSSWTKDNEIMGVRLKGTRVPVEGVQYHPESIMTEDGKKILQNFLNLR
- the hisA gene encoding 1-(5-phosphoribosyl)-5-[(5-phosphoribosylamino)methylideneamino]imidazole-4-carboxamide isomerase; the encoded protein is MENTSFRVIPAIDIRNSQCVRLTKGKIETEHVYSNDPVFIAKLWQTQGAERLHVVDLDGAFCGNIKNVEIIEAIRKAVNMVIEVGGGIRSIKSIEKVLKLGVDKVILGTTVVYNPKLVEQAAEKFGDKIIIAMDITQGKLSIGGWKEVTAMTPEEVLPKLEKLGIKEVIYTDTTKDGTLEGPNVEGVRNFCDITSMHVISSGGVATLEHVSKLLEVKKLKGVVIGKALYEGTIKLNEAIELAKRV
- a CDS encoding DUF6785 family protein, yielding MNENKIETGNNAVKSEEANGLTWRAALISIVFTIIAALWIGRVEIYSHGCQISESVPPIPAVAGLIFLIILNPLLNMLSNKWKLSRAEILIVYCVLTMSVSMSSVGVVRLLLPFITVPTYFATPENKFDMIAEQLPKWIAPQDKEIVRMMYEGSPDGAVPWGAWLGPLTIWSALFVVLFVTMFFILVIFRKQWVEKERLTFPLIYLPLELTSPSKKNSKSMISDFLKNPAMWIGFGLAFMYNALNILNAVNPDIPAMGATYNIGALFTEQPWKSIQPMTFYYNPAVLGLGYLVSLEVSFSIWLFFFMFKIEQVIGNAIGMQSQNFPFFYSQEQAVGGYIAFALVLVFLARKQIIAVVRKALFNDPNVDDTAEPVSYRTAFFGSIIGFVLLCIFFTLLNIHLVYVIVFVLMIVIVAFVYARIRAETGVPMIWLFPFYQQKRILTYTLGVKSMLDQGASNLIGLSLVSFLARGFFPQITAYQLDTMKLAEEANIKRRKIMSIVVFSLILGLVVSYWLHLSMYYKYGSNVLEGGSAGGSGGFRTGLAVTEYNELSTMLKSPQVANTPKIAATIIGAAFVFGMVVLRRVFLNFPLNPIGFLVSNSYGMPLWGPFLIVWIIKSLILKLGGVDMYKRLIPFFIGITIGHFITAGVIWGAVAAMNPDLTRFYSISFG
- a CDS encoding FtsX-like permease family protein, whose amino-acid sequence is MVENEQKQQQQQPQPQQQPMGGGKKDIKRQIRLPISEAIRISFRNVKLRIGRALITTSGIFLGIAFFASMMTNENIAQLTTATGDVIKQKQIWLLTMSLLVSALGIINAMLMSVLERYREIGTMKCLGALDEFIVQLFLLESGFLGFFGALFGAITGTLMVVISALIKMPVLFSKLPWLALLSNIGIGVLLGTVLAVLCAIYPAYRAAQMAPALAMRADV
- the hisI gene encoding phosphoribosyl-AMP cyclohydrolase — encoded protein: MNRKEVNSLVNSVKFKFDSNGLIPAIVQDYKDGTVLMLAYMNLESIKRTLENGLTCFWSRSRKEYWVKGLTSGHLQKVKKVLYDCDADALVIKVRQVGGIACHTGKRSCFFRELKGGSTISMRCSKKSV
- the trpE gene encoding anthranilate synthase component I; its protein translation is MSLQVFPAINEFKRLAKTCNLIPVYCEILADTETPVSAYLSLTNNDKCGYSYLLESVEQGGKLGRYSFICVDAVPLNVKDNNKSKATPVMAVNTLLHQYKPADIKGLPRFWGGTVGVVSYEYVRRLEKLSNPRKDANDFPEMLFMRGQTVVLFDHVERKMKIVYAADLTKNNNNPVQAYEAALRNINLTVDSIKAGRAAKNKVSINKKQKNSSSGKQDKWVHSLPQKQFTAMVRKNREYIRSGDIIQMVLSQRIHKKLECQPFSIYRVLRTINPSPYMFYLKFKDLYVIGTSPEILVRKEGAVAEVRPIAGTRPRGKTEADDLKNEQNLLRSIKERAEHLMLVDLGRNDLGRVCRYGTVKVPEFMVVERYSHVMHIVSSVTGKLNTNVTAGKLFDACFPAGTVTGAPKVRAMQIIDELEPVTRGIYAGAVGYFSYQGNMDMAIAIRTIVVKDGRVYIQAGAGIVADSVPEKEFKETEAKAAALVRAVKIAEEGVE